One genomic segment of Pyruvatibacter mobilis includes these proteins:
- a CDS encoding malate synthase G: MDYLEKDGIRFAAPLVEFVDSKCIPGSGLTADAFWAGAAKIFKEFSGENDRLLQVREDLQAKIDAWHGANPGPITDHDAYEAFLREIGYIVPEPEPFQITTANVDPEIATMAGPQLVVPSLNARFVLNAANARWGSLYDAFYGTDALPGEAKGPGYDEERGAQVVDKAKSLLDEFVPLASGSHKDVTGYKVVNGALEPALKDPSLFAGFTGLPDNPDSVLFKQNGLHIQVLIDRSTNVGSTDPAGVTDILMEAALTTIVDLEDSVAAVDCTDKIDAYTNWLGLMNGDLEETFQKGGKPLTRSLNGDKDITTPDGKAKTLQGRSTLLVRNVGHLMKTEAVLLEDGSQAPEGVMDALITNLISLRDVGPEGRRVNSPAGSIYVVKPKMHGPEEVAFTDRLFAAVEDLLGLARNTIKVGVMDEERRTSANLAACIKAVSGRIVFINTGFLDRTGDEIHTSMKAGAMIPKTDMKGTDWIAAYEERNVAIGLACGLSGKAQIGKGMWAAPDRMGDMLEQKIGHPKTGANTAWVPSPTAATLHAIHYHQVDVMGLRDEIAKKPCPSLKPLLSVPLAKDTNWPADVVERELENNAQGILGYVVRWIDQGVGCSKVPDINDIGLMEDRATLRISSQHMANWLMHGICTKEQVDAAFERMAKKVDEQNAGDAAYEPMAPKFDGLAFEASKALVFEGAVQPSGYTEPLLHAFRVKKKAEQGA, encoded by the coding sequence ATGGATTATCTTGAAAAAGACGGCATTCGCTTCGCGGCTCCCCTGGTGGAGTTCGTGGACAGCAAATGCATTCCCGGTTCCGGCCTGACGGCGGACGCGTTCTGGGCGGGTGCGGCCAAGATCTTCAAGGAGTTCTCCGGCGAGAACGACCGTCTGCTCCAGGTTCGCGAAGACCTGCAGGCCAAGATCGATGCCTGGCACGGAGCCAATCCCGGCCCGATCACTGACCACGATGCCTATGAGGCCTTCCTGCGCGAGATCGGCTACATCGTCCCGGAACCCGAGCCGTTCCAGATCACCACTGCCAATGTGGACCCGGAAATCGCCACCATGGCCGGCCCGCAGCTCGTGGTGCCGTCGCTGAATGCGCGTTTCGTGCTCAATGCCGCCAATGCCCGCTGGGGCAGCCTCTATGATGCCTTCTACGGCACCGACGCCCTGCCGGGCGAAGCCAAGGGCCCGGGCTACGACGAAGAGCGTGGTGCCCAGGTGGTCGACAAGGCCAAGAGCCTGCTCGACGAGTTCGTGCCGCTTGCCTCTGGCTCCCACAAGGATGTGACAGGCTACAAGGTCGTCAACGGCGCGCTTGAGCCGGCCCTGAAGGATCCGTCCCTGTTCGCGGGCTTCACCGGCCTGCCGGACAACCCCGACAGCGTGCTGTTCAAGCAGAACGGCCTGCATATCCAGGTCCTGATCGACCGCTCCACCAATGTGGGCTCCACCGATCCCGCCGGTGTCACCGACATCCTGATGGAAGCCGCGCTGACCACCATCGTGGACCTTGAAGATTCCGTCGCCGCCGTTGACTGCACCGACAAGATCGACGCCTACACCAACTGGCTCGGCCTGATGAACGGCGATCTGGAAGAAACCTTCCAGAAGGGCGGCAAGCCGCTGACCCGCAGCCTCAATGGCGACAAGGACATCACCACGCCGGACGGCAAGGCCAAGACCCTGCAGGGCCGTTCCACGCTGCTGGTGCGCAATGTGGGTCACCTGATGAAGACCGAAGCCGTGCTGCTGGAAGACGGCAGCCAGGCTCCGGAAGGCGTCATGGATGCCCTCATCACCAACCTCATCTCCCTGCGCGACGTCGGCCCCGAAGGCCGCCGCGTCAACAGCCCGGCCGGCTCCATCTACGTGGTGAAGCCCAAGATGCATGGTCCGGAGGAAGTGGCCTTCACTGATCGCCTGTTTGCCGCGGTCGAAGACTTGCTCGGCCTCGCGCGCAACACCATCAAGGTGGGCGTGATGGACGAAGAGCGCCGCACCTCGGCCAACCTCGCCGCCTGCATCAAGGCCGTGTCGGGCCGCATCGTGTTCATCAACACGGGCTTCCTCGACCGCACCGGCGACGAGATCCACACCAGCATGAAGGCCGGGGCGATGATCCCGAAGACCGACATGAAGGGCACCGACTGGATCGCCGCTTATGAAGAGCGCAACGTGGCCATCGGCCTCGCCTGCGGTCTCTCCGGCAAGGCGCAGATCGGCAAGGGCATGTGGGCAGCACCCGACCGCATGGGCGACATGCTGGAGCAGAAGATCGGCCACCCCAAGACCGGCGCCAACACCGCCTGGGTGCCGAGCCCGACGGCCGCCACTCTGCATGCCATCCACTATCACCAGGTGGACGTGATGGGCCTGCGCGACGAAATCGCCAAGAAGCCGTGCCCGTCGCTCAAGCCGCTGCTGTCCGTGCCGCTCGCAAAAGACACCAACTGGCCGGCGGATGTTGTCGAGCGTGAGCTTGAGAACAACGCCCAGGGCATCCTCGGCTACGTGGTGCGCTGGATCGACCAGGGCGTCGGCTGCTCCAAGGTGCCGGACATCAACGACATCGGCCTGATGGAAGACCGCGCCACCCTGCGCATCTCCTCCCAGCACATGGCCAACTGGCTGATGCACGGCATCTGCACCAAGGAGCAGGTGGACGCAGCCTTTGAGCGCATGGCCAAGAAGGTGGACGAGCAGAACGCGGGCGACGCCGCCTATGAGCCGATGGCGCCGAAGTTCGACGGCCTGGCGTTCGAGGCCTCCAAGGCACTCGTCTTCGAAGGCGCCGTGCAGCCGTCCGGCTACACCGAGCCGCTGCTGCACGCCTTCCGCGTGAAGAAGAAGGCCGAACAGGGCGCCTGA
- the cynS gene encoding cyanase, with translation MDRYALTQAIEDAMDDKGLTYKEVADGVGMSPVFVTAALLGQMALPEDAAAKAADMLGIPEARKGLAKIPSRGSLGMDVPTDPLIYRLYEIVQVYGTTFKKLIEEEFGDGIMSAIDYDMEISRKPDPNGDRVQIVMSGKFLKFKKY, from the coding sequence ATGGACCGCTACGCACTCACCCAGGCCATCGAAGATGCCATGGACGACAAGGGCCTTACCTATAAGGAAGTCGCCGACGGCGTCGGCATGTCGCCGGTGTTCGTCACAGCAGCCCTCCTTGGCCAGATGGCCCTGCCGGAAGACGCCGCCGCCAAGGCCGCCGACATGCTCGGCATCCCGGAAGCCAGGAAGGGCCTCGCCAAGATCCCGTCGCGCGGCTCCCTCGGCATGGATGTGCCCACCGACCCGCTCATCTACCGCCTCTATGAAATCGTCCAGGTCTACGGCACCACCTTCAAGAAGCTCATCGAGGAAGAGTTCGGCGACGGCATCATGTCGGCCATCGACTACGACATGGAAATCTCCCGCAAGCCCGACCCCAATGGCGACCGGGTGCAGATCGTGATGTCCGGCAAGTTCCTCAAGTTCAAGAAGTACTGA
- a CDS encoding ABC transporter ATP-binding protein, which produces MSTKLISIEGLAKRYPNPGGGGTMTVFDDLWLGIEEGEFICVVGHSGCGKSTLLNILAGLETPSAGGIIVNGKEISGPSLDRAVIFQGHALMPWLSALGNIELAVKSRNPSWSSAQIRAHAMKYLELVNLGEAADRKPAQLSGGMKQRVGIARALSLEPDVLLMDEPFSALDALTRGGLQDEILAICDARKQTSFMITHDVDEALYLADKIVLMTNGPEACIAEIVENTLPRDRTRESMFKHPRFYPMRNHLMDFLVTRSKSFTEEIAGTEFDKRHPPVVSPGIGVSAVHPVDTEIPEATSPGKPQAPRHMAGG; this is translated from the coding sequence ATGAGCACCAAACTCATCAGCATCGAAGGCCTCGCCAAGCGCTACCCCAATCCGGGCGGCGGCGGCACCATGACCGTGTTCGACGACCTGTGGCTCGGCATCGAGGAGGGGGAGTTCATCTGCGTCGTCGGCCATTCCGGCTGCGGCAAGTCTACCTTGCTCAACATCCTGGCTGGTCTCGAAACACCGTCCGCCGGCGGCATCATCGTCAACGGCAAGGAGATTTCCGGCCCCAGCCTCGACCGCGCGGTCATCTTCCAGGGCCATGCCCTCATGCCCTGGCTGTCGGCACTGGGCAACATCGAGTTGGCGGTGAAGTCCCGCAACCCGTCCTGGTCGTCGGCACAGATCCGCGCGCACGCGATGAAATATCTCGAGCTGGTCAATCTGGGGGAGGCAGCGGACCGCAAGCCCGCCCAGCTCTCCGGCGGCATGAAGCAGCGCGTGGGCATCGCCCGCGCCCTGAGTCTCGAGCCCGACGTGCTGCTGATGGACGAGCCGTTCTCCGCGCTGGACGCGCTGACACGCGGCGGCCTGCAGGATGAGATCCTCGCCATCTGCGACGCCCGCAAACAGACCAGCTTCATGATCACCCATGACGTGGATGAAGCGCTCTACCTCGCCGACAAGATCGTGTTGATGACCAACGGGCCGGAGGCCTGCATCGCCGAGATCGTCGAGAACACGCTGCCGCGCGACCGTACGCGCGAGAGCATGTTCAAGCATCCGCGCTTCTATCCCATGCGCAACCACCTGATGGATTTCCTCGTCACCCGCTCCAAGAGCTTCACCGAGGAAATCGCCGGCACGGAGTTCGACAAGCGGCACCCGCCGGTCGTCTCGCCGGGCATCGGCGTCAGCGCCGTCCACCCGGTCGATACGGAAATCCCGGAGGCCACCTCGCCGGGAAAACCGCAAGCCCCCCGCCACATGGCCGGGGGCTGA
- the ntrB gene encoding nitrate ABC transporter permease, translating into MRVDAIPMTLRAALLSMVLFGCFLFAWQLLSASGQTEAPVGMDPELAALLGPQAKGESAFPAPAEVFGELKRHVTDPFYDAGPNDKGIGIQLAYSIMRVLVGFGLAALVAIPLGFVIGMSPLLFKALDPFIQLLKPISPLAWMPLALYTIQDSMTSAIFVIFICSLWPMLINTAFGVGAVRTEYVNVAKTLELGPWRTALSVILPAAAPTILTGMRISIGIAWLVIVAAEMLVGGTGIGYFVWNEWNNLSITNVIAAILFIGVIGMVLDLIVAFFQQRVSYAD; encoded by the coding sequence ATGCGCGTCGATGCTATCCCCATGACCTTGCGCGCAGCGCTTCTGTCCATGGTGCTGTTCGGGTGCTTCCTGTTCGCCTGGCAGCTACTCAGTGCCAGCGGACAGACAGAAGCACCTGTGGGGATGGACCCTGAGCTTGCGGCCCTTCTTGGGCCGCAGGCGAAGGGCGAATCCGCGTTCCCCGCCCCGGCTGAAGTCTTCGGCGAACTCAAGCGCCACGTCACCGACCCGTTCTATGACGCAGGCCCCAACGACAAGGGCATCGGCATCCAGCTGGCCTATTCGATCATGCGGGTGCTGGTGGGCTTCGGACTGGCCGCGCTGGTGGCCATCCCGCTGGGCTTCGTCATCGGCATGAGCCCGCTCCTGTTCAAGGCGCTGGACCCGTTCATCCAGCTTCTCAAGCCCATCTCGCCGCTCGCCTGGATGCCGCTTGCGCTCTACACGATCCAGGATTCCATGACGAGCGCCATCTTCGTCATCTTCATCTGTTCCCTGTGGCCGATGCTCATCAACACGGCCTTCGGCGTCGGCGCCGTGCGCACTGAGTATGTGAACGTCGCCAAGACGCTCGAACTCGGACCGTGGCGCACGGCCCTGAGCGTCATCCTGCCCGCCGCCGCCCCAACCATCCTCACCGGCATGCGCATTTCCATCGGCATCGCCTGGCTGGTGATCGTGGCCGCCGAAATGCTCGTGGGCGGAACAGGCATCGGCTACTTCGTCTGGAACGAGTGGAACAACCTCTCCATCACCAATGTCATCGCTGCCATCCTGTTCATCGGGGTGATCGGAATGGTGCTCGACCTGATCGTCGCCTTCTTCCAGCAGCGCGTGTCCTACGCGGACTGA
- a CDS encoding CmpA/NrtA family ABC transporter substrate-binding protein: protein MSFDQDPFDPKAKLWGGCSCGGHHSQEDHDAAVARLEGKEDDPAEEVTSEEILSRHVESAVMQAVFGTDMARRSFLTAVGAATAMTALSDIFPLGAAKAVAQELSGQLEKTKLSVGFVPITCATPIIMAKPMGFYEKYGLDVDVIKTAGWAVARDKSLSGEYDASHMLTPMPLAITMGAGSTANPWTMPAVENINGQAITLATKHKDKNDDPSKWKGFKFAVPFDYSMHNFLLRYYVAEHGLDPDTDIQIRVLPPPEMVANLAAGNVDGYLAPDPFNQRAVYDGVGFIHKLTKEIWDGHPCCAFAASQKFVDEMPNTFIALYKSIIDATAYASDQDNRKEVAAAISPKNYLNQPTTVVEQVLTGTFADGLGGIQKVPDRIDFDPFPYHSMAIWILTQMKRWGYISGDVDYKGVAEQVYLATDAQKVMTEMGLTPPEATYESYEVMGKTFDPTKPEEYVNSFAIRRS from the coding sequence ATGAGCTTTGATCAGGACCCTTTTGATCCGAAGGCCAAACTGTGGGGCGGCTGTTCATGCGGCGGCCACCACAGTCAGGAAGACCATGACGCAGCGGTCGCCCGCCTCGAGGGCAAGGAAGATGACCCGGCGGAGGAGGTGACCTCCGAAGAAATCCTGTCCCGCCACGTCGAGTCCGCCGTCATGCAGGCCGTCTTCGGCACGGATATGGCCCGCCGCAGCTTCCTCACCGCCGTGGGCGCGGCAACAGCCATGACCGCCCTGAGCGACATCTTCCCCCTCGGTGCGGCAAAGGCTGTGGCGCAGGAACTTTCCGGTCAGCTTGAGAAGACCAAGCTGTCCGTCGGCTTCGTGCCCATCACCTGCGCGACGCCCATCATCATGGCCAAGCCCATGGGCTTCTATGAGAAGTACGGCCTCGACGTCGATGTCATCAAGACCGCCGGCTGGGCCGTGGCGCGCGACAAGTCCCTGTCCGGTGAATATGACGCGTCCCACATGCTGACGCCCATGCCGCTCGCCATCACTATGGGGGCGGGCTCCACCGCCAATCCGTGGACCATGCCGGCGGTGGAAAATATCAACGGTCAGGCCATCACCCTTGCCACCAAGCACAAGGACAAGAACGACGACCCGTCCAAGTGGAAGGGCTTCAAGTTCGCCGTGCCGTTCGACTATTCCATGCACAATTTCCTGCTGCGCTACTACGTGGCCGAGCATGGGCTTGATCCGGACACGGACATCCAGATCCGCGTGCTGCCGCCGCCCGAGATGGTCGCCAACCTCGCCGCCGGCAATGTGGACGGCTACCTGGCACCGGACCCGTTCAACCAGCGCGCGGTCTATGACGGCGTCGGCTTCATCCACAAGCTGACCAAGGAAATCTGGGACGGGCATCCCTGCTGCGCTTTCGCCGCCAGCCAGAAATTCGTCGATGAAATGCCCAACACCTTCATCGCGCTCTACAAGTCCATCATCGATGCCACGGCCTACGCGTCCGACCAGGACAACCGTAAGGAAGTGGCAGCCGCCATCTCGCCGAAGAACTACCTCAACCAGCCCACCACGGTGGTCGAGCAGGTTCTCACCGGCACCTTTGCGGACGGCCTCGGCGGTATCCAGAAGGTGCCGGACCGGATCGACTTTGATCCGTTCCCGTACCACTCCATGGCCATCTGGATTCTCACCCAGATGAAACGCTGGGGCTATATCTCCGGCGACGTGGACTACAAGGGCGTCGCCGAGCAGGTCTATCTCGCAACCGACGCCCAGAAGGTGATGACCGAAATGGGCCTCACACCGCCGGAGGCGACCTACGAGTCCTATGAGGTCATGGGCAAGACCTTCGACCCGACCAAGCCGGAGGAATACGTCAATTCCTTCGCGATCCGGAGGTCGTGA
- a CDS encoding ANTAR domain-containing response regulator → MPDTPVSIAVIDQMPERAELIRAGLGAAGYENVTIISDTIDLLARIAVLNPSVIIVDLENPKRDTVEQMFRVSREVQRPVVMFVDQSDPDMTQAAMEAGVSAYVVDGMQPDRIRPIVDLAIARFNRFHELETRVEALSTELEHRKTIEKAKGILMEQRGLSEKDAYALMRRASMDQKRPIVEIADSILVASRVGL, encoded by the coding sequence ATGCCTGACACACCCGTTTCCATCGCCGTCATCGACCAGATGCCCGAACGCGCGGAGCTGATCCGCGCGGGACTGGGGGCTGCCGGCTATGAAAACGTCACCATCATTTCCGATACGATTGATCTGCTCGCCCGTATCGCCGTGCTCAACCCGTCGGTCATCATCGTCGATCTCGAGAACCCCAAGCGCGATACGGTGGAGCAGATGTTCCGCGTATCCCGCGAGGTGCAGCGTCCCGTCGTCATGTTCGTCGATCAGAGCGACCCGGACATGACCCAGGCCGCCATGGAGGCGGGCGTCAGCGCCTATGTGGTGGACGGCATGCAGCCTGACCGGATCAGGCCCATCGTCGATCTCGCCATCGCCCGCTTCAACCGCTTCCACGAGCTTGAGACCCGCGTCGAAGCGTTGTCCACCGAGCTTGAACACCGCAAGACCATCGAGAAGGCCAAGGGCATCCTGATGGAGCAGCGCGGCCTGAGCGAGAAGGACGCCTATGCGCTCATGCGCCGGGCCTCCATGGACCAGAAGCGCCCCATCGTCGAGATCGCCGACAGTATCCTCGTCGCGTCCCGCGTCGGTCTCTAA
- a CDS encoding TonB family protein: MTAQKAPPARSHVTPLKRLWPWMLGLAILVHAALAAWVFALDTAPDIKAGGGGRVLGQISMNLASAPLPDPDPVEEPDSPVEPDPVIEKAPPEPKKPATRPRPVKPKPVKLKKPQPQPKKPQPKKPVQQAPRPAPPVIQPETEAEPAPATRAAAPTRGEGAAAPTVGLGGQQTRTVDNDAAYLADLRARIERQRRYPADARRRGDEGVATAAIVIAPDGSLASVSITGTSGSYSLDRMAKRMVSRAAPFPPPPRAPYRLNLPIVFSLAH; encoded by the coding sequence ATGACCGCGCAAAAAGCGCCGCCCGCCCGGTCACATGTCACGCCGCTGAAGCGCCTGTGGCCCTGGATGCTGGGCCTTGCCATCCTCGTGCACGCGGCACTTGCCGCCTGGGTGTTCGCCCTCGACACGGCACCGGACATCAAAGCAGGCGGCGGCGGCCGCGTGCTGGGGCAGATCAGCATGAACCTCGCGTCAGCGCCCCTGCCTGATCCCGACCCGGTCGAGGAACCCGACAGCCCGGTTGAGCCCGACCCTGTTATTGAAAAGGCACCGCCGGAGCCGAAGAAGCCTGCGACCAGGCCCAGGCCGGTGAAACCGAAACCGGTCAAGCTCAAGAAACCCCAGCCGCAGCCAAAAAAGCCGCAGCCGAAAAAGCCTGTGCAACAGGCACCCCGGCCCGCCCCGCCGGTGATCCAGCCCGAGACGGAAGCCGAGCCCGCCCCGGCCACGCGCGCCGCCGCGCCCACGCGGGGAGAAGGGGCCGCCGCCCCGACCGTCGGCCTCGGTGGCCAGCAGACGCGCACCGTGGACAATGATGCCGCTTATCTGGCTGACCTCCGTGCGCGGATTGAGCGCCAGCGCCGCTACCCTGCCGATGCCCGCCGCCGCGGCGATGAAGGCGTGGCCACCGCCGCGATCGTGATCGCGCCTGACGGCAGCCTGGCCTCGGTCTCAATCACGGGAACGTCCGGGTCATATTCCCTCGACCGCATGGCCAAGCGCATGGTCAGCCGGGCTGCGCCCTTTCCGCCGCCGCCCCGTGCGCCCTACCGGCTCAACCTGCCTATCGTTTTCAGCCTGGCTCACTAG
- a CDS encoding biopolymer transporter ExbD, with protein sequence MTTLRTRKPHHAPDGTLPLINIVLLLVLAFMIAGTVTAPLPEGFEPLISSEGTPEQTGGDPLILFVTRAGDVRAPGGIVSAAELPAILAGEAARTHGLTVKADARAPAARVFAILKTAKDKGVTDAVVVTMDRVE encoded by the coding sequence ATGACCACTTTGCGCACCCGCAAGCCGCATCACGCGCCCGATGGCACCCTGCCGCTGATCAATATCGTGCTGCTCCTCGTCCTCGCCTTCATGATCGCAGGCACCGTCACGGCCCCCCTGCCTGAAGGGTTTGAGCCGCTGATCTCTTCGGAAGGCACACCGGAACAAACAGGCGGCGACCCGCTGATCCTGTTCGTCACCCGTGCGGGGGACGTCCGTGCTCCCGGTGGTATTGTCTCGGCGGCTGAGCTGCCCGCCATTCTTGCCGGGGAGGCGGCCCGCACCCACGGCCTGACGGTGAAGGCCGATGCCCGCGCGCCCGCCGCCCGCGTCTTCGCGATCCTCAAGACCGCAAAGGACAAGGGCGTGACCGACGCCGTGGTGGTCACCATGGACCGCGTCGAATGA
- a CDS encoding ExbD/TolR family protein yields MEPLTQPIGRHGRTRVVLSLTPLIDVVFILLVFFMLVSQFARWQVIDVTPVSAGEGTGSGKPPIVLVMETGGMIVIGGDRVETPASALDLVMARRTEGQSVLIRPAADVAVQPVVDLVETLAAGGITAVSVEAGPQP; encoded by the coding sequence ATGGAACCGCTGACACAGCCCATCGGCCGCCATGGCCGCACACGCGTCGTGCTGAGCCTCACGCCGTTGATCGACGTCGTGTTCATCCTGCTTGTCTTCTTCATGCTGGTATCCCAGTTCGCCCGCTGGCAGGTGATCGATGTCACTCCCGTCTCGGCAGGAGAGGGCACCGGCTCCGGCAAGCCGCCCATCGTGCTGGTGATGGAGACAGGCGGCATGATCGTGATTGGCGGTGACCGCGTTGAAACACCCGCATCCGCTCTTGATCTTGTCATGGCCCGCCGCACCGAGGGCCAGTCCGTGCTCATTCGTCCGGCTGCGGATGTTGCCGTGCAGCCGGTGGTCGATCTCGTTGAAACGCTGGCCGCAGGCGGCATCACCGCCGTATCGGTCGAAGCGGGGCCGCAGCCATGA
- a CDS encoding MotA/TolQ/ExbB proton channel family protein: MTDTPAPAIDTAPAPANTAPANTMPANTAPVDAGPVDPAAIDPAALEAAAATPDAPASTLDAVISFLDVGGPVLWLLGILSVVTLALILAKFLQFSTARLNGRKGRAPLAAIATATTEAYSATGADRALAADAGRRLARRIMQPLEGGLATLGMIAMLSPLIGLLGTVLGMIDAFQALETAGSTVDPSLLSAGIWVALLTTAAGLVVAIPATLGHGWFEGRLSRFADDAECTIGDTVAHLAPAKPDLRLAAE, translated from the coding sequence ATGACCGACACTCCCGCACCCGCCATCGATACCGCCCCGGCTCCTGCCAACACCGCTCCTGCCAACACGATGCCCGCAAACACAGCGCCCGTTGACGCAGGCCCGGTTGATCCGGCCGCGATCGATCCCGCAGCACTCGAAGCTGCGGCCGCCACCCCGGATGCTCCCGCCTCCACCCTGGATGCCGTCATCAGTTTCCTTGATGTCGGCGGCCCGGTCCTCTGGCTTCTCGGCATCCTGTCCGTGGTGACGCTTGCGCTGATCCTCGCCAAGTTCCTCCAGTTCTCGACCGCCCGCCTCAATGGCCGCAAGGGCAGGGCGCCGCTGGCCGCCATCGCCACCGCCACGACCGAAGCCTATTCGGCAACCGGGGCCGACAGGGCACTGGCCGCTGATGCGGGCCGCCGCCTGGCCCGCCGGATCATGCAGCCGCTGGAAGGCGGCCTCGCCACTCTCGGCATGATCGCCATGCTCAGCCCGCTGATCGGCCTGCTCGGCACGGTGCTGGGCATGATCGATGCCTTCCAGGCGCTGGAGACAGCCGGCAGCACGGTTGATCCGTCGCTCCTGTCCGCCGGCATCTGGGTGGCGCTGCTCACCACCGCCGCAGGCCTCGTGGTCGCCATCCCGGCCACCCTCGGCCATGGCTGGTTCGAGGGCCGCCTGTCCCGCTTCGCCGACGATGCCGAATGCACCATCGGCGACACGGTGGCGCATCTGGCCCCGGCAAAGCCCGACCTGCGCCTGGCAGCCGAGTAA
- a CDS encoding heme ABC transporter ATP-binding protein has product MVMLSADNVSIDLGGRRVLDALSLDVKPGAVTIIVGPNGAGKSTLLRALSGEQGIADGEVVIGSTRITDMSPSRLARKRALMPQHASLSFPFKVRDVVAMGREPFRHFTDPDADSTAIDWALEVTDTRKLANRPYTRLSGGEQQRTQLARVLAQTWRQPGDITPRFLLLDEPTASLDLAHQHATLHLAGELAGQGAGVVAVVHDLNLAALYADTVAVVSHGKLAALGHPSDVLFPDLIQTVFGLTVRRIHDAECGRHLILPTGHHAGEADIPDQKPVRVAAQ; this is encoded by the coding sequence ATGGTGATGTTGAGCGCAGACAATGTGTCGATCGATCTCGGCGGCCGGCGCGTGCTCGATGCCCTGTCGCTGGATGTGAAACCCGGTGCCGTCACAATCATCGTCGGCCCCAATGGGGCGGGCAAGTCCACGCTCCTGCGGGCGCTCAGCGGCGAGCAGGGCATAGCCGACGGTGAAGTTGTCATCGGGAGCACACGGATCACCGACATGTCGCCGTCGCGGCTGGCGCGCAAGCGGGCGCTGATGCCGCAGCACGCCTCCCTCAGCTTCCCCTTCAAGGTCCGCGATGTTGTCGCCATGGGCCGCGAGCCTTTCCGGCATTTCACCGACCCGGACGCCGACAGCACCGCCATCGACTGGGCGCTTGAGGTGACGGACACCCGCAAGCTGGCAAACCGCCCCTATACGCGCCTGTCCGGCGGTGAACAGCAACGCACCCAGCTTGCCCGCGTCCTGGCGCAGACCTGGCGTCAGCCCGGCGACATCACCCCGCGCTTCCTGCTGCTGGACGAGCCGACCGCAAGCCTAGATCTCGCCCACCAGCACGCCACCCTGCATCTCGCTGGTGAGCTGGCGGGCCAGGGCGCCGGTGTCGTCGCCGTGGTGCACGACCTCAACCTCGCAGCGCTTTACGCGGACACGGTCGCCGTTGTGTCCCACGGCAAGCTCGCAGCGCTCGGTCATCCTTCTGATGTGCTCTTCCCAGATCTCATCCAGACCGTCTTCGGCCTGACGGTGCGCCGCATCCACGACGCGGAATGCGGCCGCCATCTCATCCTGCCCACCGGCCATCATGCCGGTGAGGCCGATATCCCGGACCAGAAACCTGTGAGGGTAGCCGCGCAATGA